From a region of the Castor canadensis chromosome 7, mCasCan1.hap1v2, whole genome shotgun sequence genome:
- the Mob3c gene encoding MOB kinase activator 3C isoform X1 encodes MALCLKQVFAKDKTFRPRKRFEPGTQRFELYKKAQASLKSGLDLRSVVRLPPGENIDDWIAVHVVDFFNRINLIYGTMAEHCNETSCPVMAGGPRYEYRWQDERQYRRPAKLSAPHYMALLMDWIEGLINDEDVFPTRVGVPFPKNFQQVCTKILTRLFRVFVHVYIHHFDSILSMGAEAHVNTCYKHFYYFIQEFSLVDQRELEPLREMTERICH; translated from the exons ATGGCACTGTGCCTAAAGCAGGTGTTTGCCAAGGACAAGACATTCCGGCCCCGGAAGCGCTTTGAGCCGGGCACTCAGCGCTTTGAACTCTATAAGAAGGCACAAGCATCACTCAAGTCTGGACTAGACCTACGCAGTGTAGTGAGGCTGCCACCCGGAGAGAACATCGACGACTGGATCGCTGTGCACGTGGTAGACTTCTTCAACCGTATCAACCTCATCTATGGTACTATGGCTGAGCACTGCAATGAGACCAGCTGCCCAGTAATGGCTGGTGGTCCCCGATATGAGTACCGCTGGCAGGATGAGCGCCAGTACCGGAGGCCTGCCAAGCTTTCTGCGCCACACTATATGGCATTGCTCATGGACTGGATCGAGGGCCTCATCAATGATGAGGATGTCTTTCCCACACGTGTTG GAGTTCCCTTCCCCAAGAACTTCCAGCAGGTCTGCACCAAGATCCTGACCCGCCTTTTCCGAGTCTTTGTCCACGTCTACATCCACCACTTTGACAGTATCCTCAGCATGGGGGCAGAGGCGCATGTCAACACCTGCTACAAGCACTTCTACTACTTCATCCAGGAGTTCAGCCTGGTGGACCAGAGGGAGCTAGAGCCCCTG AGGGAGATGACAGAGCGAATCTGTCACTGA
- the Mob3c gene encoding MOB kinase activator 3C isoform X2 — MALCLKQVFAKDKTFRPRKRFEPGTQRFELYKKAQASLKSGLDLRSVVRLPPGENIDDWIAVHVVDFFNRINLIYGTMAEHCNETSCPVMAGGPRYEYRWQDERQYRRPAKLSAPHYMALLMDWIEGLINDEDVFPTRVEGDDRANLSLSPDLDIAAHQMDHLKTAWLQEGTLWNLMVEKSKGS; from the exons ATGGCACTGTGCCTAAAGCAGGTGTTTGCCAAGGACAAGACATTCCGGCCCCGGAAGCGCTTTGAGCCGGGCACTCAGCGCTTTGAACTCTATAAGAAGGCACAAGCATCACTCAAGTCTGGACTAGACCTACGCAGTGTAGTGAGGCTGCCACCCGGAGAGAACATCGACGACTGGATCGCTGTGCACGTGGTAGACTTCTTCAACCGTATCAACCTCATCTATGGTACTATGGCTGAGCACTGCAATGAGACCAGCTGCCCAGTAATGGCTGGTGGTCCCCGATATGAGTACCGCTGGCAGGATGAGCGCCAGTACCGGAGGCCTGCCAAGCTTTCTGCGCCACACTATATGGCATTGCTCATGGACTGGATCGAGGGCCTCATCAATGATGAGGATGTCTTTCCCACACGTGTTG AGGGAGATGACAGAGCGAATCTGTCACTGAGCCCAGACCTGGACATTGCTGCCCATCAGATGGACCATCTGAAGACAGCATGGCTACAGGAGGGGACCCTTTGGAATCTGATGGTAGAGAAATCTAAAGGCTCCTAG